The Christiangramia flava JLT2011 genome has a segment encoding these proteins:
- a CDS encoding DUF4270 family protein, translating to MQKTVLAISYLISLCSLLVACSEEETASGVGEDWIRSNTKAYFIDTLTVRSSTFKFDSVQVSSTDRLLIGSYENDIFGRTSASSYLSFLNTTYNLDDDAELDSIQLIMKYDGYYYNDTLSSQTFEIHQVLEQIEPEEDDYFYNTSDFQYDSTVIGALQFKPYTHIQDSIKIPMDYLFGNAIFEGIQQNEINNADDLLREFRGLLVMASANNSAVLGFDKNESYLRFYYSVPDELENEEHIMDFTLGYANSFHHISSERNNGLLEQLSQEEQLYSEETGNRSYMQAGTGISTKIEVPYLERLYDIEGEGYIVSANLKIGLDRSRFRELPVQDSLQFFLVDSKSEILGQLYNILGTDVAYAILTEEDEEYNTASYSLDVKAFLDSKLTEYGGEKWSLAIVPSENNQAVDQYIFFRNMASDEERIKLEITYAIYHEE from the coding sequence ATGCAGAAAACAGTTCTTGCAATTAGTTACCTCATAAGCTTATGTAGTTTGTTGGTGGCCTGTTCGGAAGAAGAAACCGCTTCGGGGGTTGGTGAAGATTGGATACGAAGCAATACCAAGGCGTATTTTATTGATACTCTCACAGTTCGAAGCTCTACCTTTAAGTTCGATTCTGTCCAGGTTTCTTCTACCGATAGGTTGCTGATTGGCTCCTATGAGAATGACATCTTCGGCAGAACCAGTGCCTCATCTTATCTCAGCTTTTTGAATACAACTTATAATTTGGATGATGATGCCGAGTTGGATTCCATTCAGTTAATCATGAAATATGATGGCTATTATTATAACGACACCCTTTCCAGCCAAACATTCGAAATACATCAGGTTCTGGAACAAATTGAACCGGAAGAAGATGATTATTTCTATAATACTTCAGATTTTCAATACGATTCAACGGTTATTGGCGCCCTGCAGTTTAAGCCTTATACCCATATTCAGGATTCGATTAAAATTCCAATGGATTACCTGTTTGGGAATGCCATTTTTGAAGGTATTCAGCAAAATGAAATCAACAATGCAGATGATCTGCTACGGGAATTTCGCGGTCTCCTCGTAATGGCTTCGGCTAACAATTCTGCAGTGCTGGGATTTGATAAAAATGAAAGTTATCTGCGGTTTTATTATTCGGTGCCCGATGAACTGGAAAATGAAGAACACATCATGGATTTCACCCTGGGTTACGCCAACAGTTTCCATCACATTTCTTCAGAAAGGAACAATGGCCTATTAGAGCAACTTAGTCAGGAAGAACAGCTATACAGTGAGGAAACTGGCAACAGGTCTTATATGCAGGCTGGAACGGGAATTTCTACTAAAATTGAAGTTCCTTATCTGGAAAGACTTTATGATATCGAAGGAGAGGGATATATCGTGAGCGCCAATTTGAAGATAGGGCTAGATCGTTCCCGGTTTCGTGAACTACCCGTACAGGATTCTCTACAATTTTTTTTAGTCGATTCCAAATCGGAAATACTTGGCCAGCTTTATAACATTCTGGGCACTGATGTCGCATATGCCATTCTTACCGAGGAAGATGAGGAATACAATACGGCGAGCTATAGCCTGGATGTAAAAGCATTTTTAGATTCCAAGCTTACGGAATACGGAGGAGAAAAATGGTCTTTGGCGATAGTGCCTTCAGAAAACAATCAAGCTGTAGACCAATATATTTTCTTTAGAAATATGGCTTCAGATGAAGAACGAATCAAACTGGAAATCACCTATGCAATATATCATGAAGAATAA
- a CDS encoding ABC transporter ATP-binding protein yields MNMGILKVDDLTREFRMGQEIIRALDDISFSVEQGEFVTIMGSSGSGKSTLLNILGCLDTATSGDYEIDQRKTRNLTKDQLAKIRNKKIGFIFQSYNLLARTSAIENVELPLLYNPLISSGERRKRAIKSLEMVGLGERLHHTPAQLSGGQQQRVAIARSLVNDPVVILADEATGNLDTKTSYEIMSLFQDLNIQGKTIIFVTHEPDIAAFSGRTIILKDGKIKHDKLNNQILIAKEELENIQQSSE; encoded by the coding sequence ATGAACATGGGAATTTTGAAGGTAGATGATTTAACGCGGGAATTCCGGATGGGCCAGGAGATCATCAGGGCTTTAGACGATATTTCCTTTAGTGTGGAGCAAGGAGAATTTGTAACTATCATGGGTTCCAGTGGTTCGGGTAAAAGCACTTTATTGAATATACTCGGTTGCCTGGATACGGCAACTTCCGGGGATTACGAGATAGACCAGCGCAAAACACGCAATTTAACTAAAGACCAGTTAGCCAAGATCAGGAATAAAAAAATTGGTTTCATTTTTCAATCGTACAACCTTCTCGCGAGAACTTCAGCTATCGAAAATGTGGAACTTCCGCTACTCTACAATCCCCTTATTTCTTCCGGCGAACGGAGGAAGCGTGCTATCAAGTCTCTGGAAATGGTAGGTCTCGGGGAACGTTTGCATCATACTCCAGCGCAATTATCAGGAGGTCAGCAACAACGAGTGGCAATTGCCCGCTCCCTGGTAAATGACCCGGTGGTTATCCTGGCAGATGAAGCCACTGGAAATCTTGACACCAAAACTTCTTATGAAATTATGAGTTTGTTCCAGGATCTCAATATCCAGGGCAAAACGATCATTTTTGTCACTCACGAACCAGATATCGCTGCTTTCAGCGGCCGGACCATCATTTTAAAGGATGGAAAAATCAAGCATGATAAGCTCAATAACCAGATTTTAATCGCAAAGGAAGAACTAGAAAATATACAGCAATCTTCAGAATGA
- a CDS encoding TolC family protein, with product MTRTALIILVFLSFYNRSFSQEEKKVWSLEDCLLYAEDHNLTITDALLDQAVAEVTYDQSKLQKIPSITGNISQSLTNGYSIDPITSSYINEQISSTSSYLNAQVSLFNGNKLNNQIAQNKLLVQQSNLFVEEAKNNIGLSIIQSYLQALYLKESISIARKSLENSQQETLLSKKRYEAGAIAKKDYSDARSQEAKNQYELLNARNNYSAEITFLKQLLNLPQSQQLEITEPQETYLYPVPFSAEQIYLHSLQESPSIQASSMNIEISEKDIDIAKADFLPSLSLSGSLGSGYTSIQDMNFLDQYDLNFNQRVGLALSIPIFNQGATKASVRKAEIRKEQANIALENSKNELYQNITTAWQNYTSAEEQFNAAKLAIDAAKDSYQLASKQFEQGLINSADLIVSQNNYTTAQQNHLQAKYMVILYSRLLNFYNTNQLY from the coding sequence ATGACACGGACGGCTCTCATAATATTAGTTTTTTTATCCTTTTACAATCGGTCTTTTTCCCAGGAGGAAAAAAAAGTCTGGTCTCTGGAAGATTGCCTGCTATATGCGGAAGATCATAACCTTACGATTACCGATGCGCTACTGGATCAAGCTGTTGCCGAAGTCACCTACGATCAATCCAAGCTACAAAAAATCCCAAGCATTACCGGAAATATTTCACAGAGTTTGACCAATGGGTACAGCATTGACCCTATTACCAGCAGTTATATCAATGAACAAATAAGTTCTACCAGCTCGTACCTCAACGCCCAGGTAAGTCTTTTTAATGGCAATAAGCTCAACAACCAGATTGCCCAAAATAAACTCCTAGTACAGCAAAGCAATTTGTTTGTAGAAGAAGCTAAAAATAATATTGGCCTAAGCATCATACAATCGTATTTACAGGCATTATATTTAAAAGAATCTATATCTATAGCTCGCAAAAGCCTTGAAAATTCCCAGCAGGAGACCTTGCTTTCCAAAAAAAGATATGAGGCCGGAGCTATTGCCAAAAAGGATTATTCAGATGCCCGATCACAGGAAGCAAAAAACCAATATGAACTTCTCAATGCCAGGAACAATTATTCAGCTGAAATTACTTTCTTAAAACAGCTGCTGAATCTTCCGCAGTCACAACAGCTGGAAATTACAGAACCTCAAGAGACCTATCTCTACCCTGTACCATTCAGTGCGGAACAGATCTACCTTCATTCTCTGCAAGAGTCACCCTCGATCCAGGCGTCCAGCATGAACATCGAGATCTCAGAAAAAGATATTGATATCGCAAAAGCCGACTTTTTACCTTCCCTGAGCCTGAGCGGCAGCCTGGGCAGCGGTTATACCAGCATCCAGGATATGAACTTTCTGGATCAATATGACCTGAACTTTAACCAGCGAGTGGGACTTGCCCTGAGTATTCCTATTTTCAACCAGGGAGCTACCAAAGCCAGTGTTAGGAAGGCGGAAATTCGCAAAGAACAAGCAAACATCGCATTAGAAAATTCCAAAAATGAGCTGTATCAAAATATCACGACGGCCTGGCAGAACTACACCTCGGCAGAAGAACAATTTAATGCCGCGAAATTGGCAATTGATGCCGCGAAAGACTCCTACCAATTGGCAAGTAAGCAATTTGAGCAGGGTTTGATTAACTCAGCTGATCTTATTGTTAGCCAAAACAATTACACCACTGCCCAGCAAAATCACCTTCAGGCAAAATATATGGTGATCCTGTATTCCAGATTGCTGAATTTTTATAATACCAATCAACTTTACTGA
- a CDS encoding STAS/SEC14 domain-containing protein, whose protein sequence is MVSSFELAGHVVGIMVDRDLTEEYLEEIHKIILEKIALHGKINLFCEIQKGQQVPLKVLMKELKFKYENSKNLNKLAFISDASWMRTFMGINDLVLPCEVRTFDSTNRLDAINWISH, encoded by the coding sequence ATGGTATCAAGTTTTGAACTGGCCGGTCATGTCGTGGGAATTATGGTAGATCGCGATCTTACCGAAGAATATCTCGAAGAAATTCATAAAATCATCCTGGAGAAGATAGCGCTTCACGGGAAGATCAATTTGTTCTGTGAAATTCAAAAGGGACAACAGGTACCATTAAAAGTATTGATGAAAGAATTGAAATTTAAATACGAGAATTCAAAAAACCTTAATAAGTTGGCTTTCATTTCTGATGCCTCCTGGATGCGTACTTTTATGGGAATCAACGACCTGGTATTACCGTGCGAGGTGCGTACGTTTGATTCCACAAACAGGCTGGATGCCATCAACTGGATTTCTCATTAA
- a CDS encoding DUF6268 family outer membrane beta-barrel protein, producing the protein MAKRNLMLLFIICITGKTFSQVKLKEDGIGWTYDYIPSNASSGGLENYQLLNEISATAGRFAFKNETQAGILRYSSNYNSFQQSFLNLENHIQTSYKVMPNFSFQTKLGIGVYTNYQGDLNLNDLVFTGISTFIKTWGEEGNLETSLEAGIAYETYLGEPAILPVIAFRTPISPNVSLTAGFPYSALAFHLNDQNTIKLAHVFEGSFYKLSENPSGATASIALQKLGISFQHELFQSWSFHLGSDYILKSETNIPAPGGDEEYNNSLNAFSINAGFNIKL; encoded by the coding sequence ATGGCTAAAAGAAATCTCATGTTGCTCTTTATTATTTGTATTACTGGTAAAACATTTAGCCAGGTAAAACTAAAGGAAGACGGTATAGGATGGACCTATGATTATATTCCTTCGAATGCCTCGAGCGGAGGATTGGAAAATTATCAGCTCCTGAATGAAATTTCGGCAACGGCCGGGAGGTTTGCCTTTAAAAATGAAACACAGGCAGGAATTTTAAGGTATTCCAGCAATTATAACAGTTTTCAGCAATCATTCCTTAACCTGGAAAACCATATTCAAACCAGTTATAAAGTCATGCCGAATTTCAGTTTTCAAACAAAGCTGGGAATCGGGGTATATACCAATTATCAAGGAGACCTGAACCTGAATGACCTGGTTTTTACCGGTATATCTACTTTCATTAAAACCTGGGGCGAGGAAGGAAATTTAGAGACCTCCCTGGAAGCCGGTATAGCTTACGAAACCTACCTTGGGGAACCTGCCATTTTACCGGTAATTGCATTCCGTACACCTATAAGCCCGAATGTATCTCTTACAGCCGGTTTTCCATATAGCGCTCTGGCATTTCATTTGAATGATCAAAATACGATTAAACTCGCTCATGTTTTCGAAGGCTCTTTCTATAAACTTTCAGAAAATCCTTCAGGGGCAACTGCCAGCATAGCATTGCAAAAATTGGGAATTTCCTTTCAGCATGAACTTTTTCAAAGTTGGTCATTCCATTTAGGAAGCGATTATATTTTGAAAAGTGAAACCAACATCCCTGCGCCTGGCGGGGATGAAGAATATAACAATTCCCTCAATGCTTTCTCCATCAATGCAGGATTCAATATTAAACTTTAA
- a CDS encoding sensor histidine kinase, whose translation MNKKIMAQLNWSNKSIIATLHFLVWAMLFILPYYLTGSDPDPFFLKNTWVSLALFGIAFYANYFFLIDRFFFGNSRTIWFFLLNVLLVVVLTYIKISLKNDPGPPPGERMRELRKPPINFFIYFDLLTFLVPIVFSVALKSLEKWKKVEEKNKEAEKERLESELIQLKYQLQPHFFFNALNNIYALVDINPETAKSTIHNLGKLMRYLLYETNSTYVALQQEVSFMQTYIALMRQRFSKSMQITFSLPKHLNHSKVAPLLFVTLMENAFKHGVSSEAVANIDFSLEITATELIFSAINNYYPKDEQDKSGSGIGLQNLRKRLNLIYGEKYSLENYLKENRYHAILTLPITAS comes from the coding sequence ATGAATAAGAAAATTATGGCTCAATTGAACTGGTCTAACAAATCTATTATCGCAACGCTGCATTTCCTCGTTTGGGCCATGCTATTTATTCTACCTTATTATCTCACAGGCAGCGATCCTGATCCCTTTTTCCTGAAGAATACATGGGTTTCACTAGCTCTCTTTGGAATTGCGTTTTACGCCAATTACTTCTTTTTGATCGATCGGTTCTTTTTTGGGAATTCAAGAACGATATGGTTTTTTCTTTTAAATGTTCTTCTGGTAGTGGTTCTCACCTATATCAAGATCAGTCTTAAAAATGATCCCGGCCCTCCTCCCGGGGAGCGAATGCGAGAATTGCGTAAACCGCCGATTAATTTTTTCATCTATTTTGATCTACTAACCTTCCTGGTGCCAATCGTCTTTTCAGTAGCTTTAAAATCTTTGGAGAAATGGAAAAAGGTTGAAGAAAAGAATAAGGAAGCTGAAAAAGAGCGACTGGAATCTGAACTTATTCAATTAAAATACCAGTTGCAACCGCACTTCTTTTTTAATGCACTGAATAATATTTATGCGCTAGTAGATATTAATCCAGAAACAGCTAAAAGTACGATTCATAACCTTGGTAAGCTGATGCGCTACCTGCTATATGAAACGAATTCAACGTATGTGGCGCTACAGCAAGAGGTTTCTTTCATGCAAACCTATATCGCACTGATGCGACAGCGATTTTCTAAAAGCATGCAAATTACCTTTTCCCTTCCGAAACATTTGAACCACAGCAAAGTAGCCCCACTGCTATTTGTGACATTGATGGAGAATGCTTTTAAGCACGGCGTCTCTTCAGAGGCTGTGGCGAATATCGATTTTAGCCTGGAGATCACTGCTACTGAATTGATTTTTTCAGCCATCAATAATTATTACCCGAAAGATGAGCAGGATAAAAGTGGTTCCGGAATTGGTCTTCAAAACCTGCGAAAACGCTTAAATTTAATCTATGGCGAGAAATATAGCCTGGAAAACTATTTAAAAGAGAATCGCTATCATGCCATATTAACACTACCCATAACAGCCTCGTAA
- a CDS encoding ABC transporter permease — MRIRNLLKIAWRAISLNKTRTFLTMLGIIIGVASVIAMLAIGEGSKASIKSQISSMGSNMITIRPGAGMQGGVRMDPGQSQSLKLSDYEALSDASNLSHLSPQVQGSGQAINGSENWPTQIYGVAPAYLEIRKLEMRSGSMFSQQEVSSASKVAVLGQTVVDNLFPNEDPIGKMIRFNKIPFQVIGVLESKGQNTFGQDQDDLILAPYTTVQKRILAVDYLQTIVASATSEENAPAAVEEVESILRKSHNLSISAENDFNVFSMEELISTFSSTSEMLTVLLVAIAAISLFVGGIGIMNIMYVSVKERTREIGLRMAVGGQSGDILLQFLIESVLISVTGGIIGVCLGFATTLLIKNILHWPVIITLYSVIVSFLVCAITGIFFGWYPARKASVLDPIVALRYE; from the coding sequence ATGAGAATACGCAACCTTTTAAAAATCGCCTGGCGTGCTATTAGCCTGAATAAAACCCGAACCTTCCTCACCATGTTAGGGATTATTATTGGTGTGGCTTCAGTGATCGCGATGCTGGCTATAGGCGAGGGTTCCAAAGCAAGCATCAAATCCCAAATTTCCAGCATGGGCTCCAATATGATCACCATTAGGCCCGGCGCGGGAATGCAGGGCGGAGTACGAATGGATCCTGGTCAATCCCAGTCTTTGAAATTAAGCGATTATGAAGCCCTTTCTGATGCCAGTAACCTGTCTCATCTATCTCCCCAGGTTCAAGGCTCCGGGCAGGCCATTAACGGTAGTGAAAACTGGCCAACTCAAATATATGGCGTGGCACCAGCCTATCTTGAAATTCGAAAATTGGAGATGCGTTCGGGAAGCATGTTTTCACAACAAGAGGTCTCTTCGGCCTCGAAGGTAGCCGTACTGGGGCAAACGGTGGTAGACAATCTATTTCCTAATGAAGATCCAATCGGAAAAATGATTCGGTTTAATAAAATTCCGTTCCAGGTCATAGGGGTTCTGGAATCAAAAGGACAAAACACTTTTGGTCAGGACCAAGATGATCTTATTTTAGCTCCCTATACCACCGTTCAGAAACGTATTCTGGCGGTTGATTATCTTCAGACCATTGTGGCTTCCGCGACCAGTGAAGAAAACGCTCCAGCTGCAGTTGAAGAAGTGGAAAGCATTTTACGAAAAAGCCATAACCTATCCATTTCGGCAGAAAATGATTTCAATGTATTTTCTATGGAAGAATTGATAAGCACCTTCAGCTCAACCAGTGAAATGCTTACGGTACTTTTAGTTGCCATCGCCGCAATTTCTTTGTTTGTTGGAGGAATCGGGATTATGAATATTATGTATGTCTCTGTAAAGGAGCGCACACGGGAAATTGGTTTACGAATGGCCGTAGGTGGCCAGAGCGGTGATATTTTACTTCAATTCCTTATCGAGTCTGTTCTAATTAGTGTTACAGGCGGAATAATTGGCGTGTGTTTGGGGTTTGCCACTACCCTGCTAATTAAAAATATTCTACATTGGCCTGTGATCATTACCTTATACTCGGTAATCGTGTCATTTTTAGTCTGCGCGATCACCGGGATATTTTTTGGATGGTACCCTGCCCGGAAGGCATCGGTATTAGATCCTATAGTAGCCCTGAGGTATGAATAA
- a CDS encoding metalloregulator ArsR/SmtB family transcription factor, translated as MMKGADDHRALFYYLILKLPFFNRNIAMNMGVTKSQKFSAEQNRLANMAKVLGHPARIAILQELAKRNTCVCGEIVEVVGLAQATVSQHLKELKQAGLVRGTIEGTSVCYCLDAVKWESMKADFNAFLSQSFKGADCC; from the coding sequence ATGATGAAGGGTGCTGATGACCATCGCGCCCTTTTTTATTATCTCATTTTGAAGTTACCATTTTTTAATCGTAATATTGCGATGAATATGGGAGTCACAAAATCACAAAAATTTTCAGCAGAACAAAACCGGTTGGCCAATATGGCCAAGGTGCTCGGTCATCCCGCACGTATCGCGATCTTACAGGAGTTGGCCAAACGCAATACCTGTGTTTGCGGTGAGATCGTGGAAGTAGTTGGTCTTGCGCAGGCAACCGTTTCCCAGCATTTGAAGGAACTGAAACAGGCTGGCCTGGTCAGGGGAACCATAGAAGGAACATCGGTTTGCTATTGCCTGGATGCCGTGAAATGGGAAAGTATGAAGGCTGATTTTAATGCTTTTCTATCCCAGTCTTTTAAAGGAGCCGATTGCTGCTAA
- a CDS encoding efflux RND transporter periplasmic adaptor subunit produces the protein MKAIQKKGLLITLVLLVVALTAWLVLRKNEEQSIAPETVTVKLADISKLVTATGTIEPVNEVAVGTQVSGEVEKIYVDYNTKVKKGDLIAELDKTNLKAALQQSQATYQNRQNEKNYYERIYNRQNSLFQEEVISKSDFEEAEFNYQNARLAVNQAASDLQQAKTNLGYADIYSPIDGVILSREVDEGQTVAANFEAPTLFTIAQDLEQMQVEANVDEADIGHVAEGQNVTFTVDAFPDMTFTGKVLQVRLDPTNEENVITYKVVIQAENKDLKLKPGMTATVSIKTLELHNVLSLEMKALNFQPSPEELKKLQSEYKPRVPAQKESSSETSTGKNMVWKYDQNTLVPTPIITGESDGINIQIIEGLAAGEKVVYRLNTSGESTPSAIQAEESPFMPKPPGRNNKKN, from the coding sequence ATGAAAGCAATTCAAAAAAAAGGCCTCTTAATCACTTTAGTGTTACTGGTTGTAGCGCTGACCGCCTGGTTAGTATTGAGGAAAAATGAAGAACAATCCATTGCACCTGAAACAGTTACCGTGAAATTGGCTGATATTTCCAAATTAGTCACCGCAACGGGAACTATCGAGCCAGTGAACGAAGTGGCGGTAGGAACTCAGGTATCTGGAGAAGTTGAAAAAATATATGTTGACTATAATACCAAGGTTAAAAAGGGTGATTTAATTGCCGAATTAGACAAGACCAATTTAAAGGCCGCCCTGCAACAGTCTCAGGCCACTTATCAAAACCGGCAAAATGAAAAGAATTACTACGAGCGAATTTATAATCGTCAAAACAGCCTTTTTCAGGAGGAGGTTATTAGTAAATCTGATTTTGAAGAAGCGGAGTTCAACTATCAAAATGCCAGACTGGCTGTAAACCAGGCAGCGTCTGATCTTCAGCAGGCAAAAACAAACCTGGGTTATGCTGATATCTACTCGCCTATAGACGGGGTGATCTTATCTCGAGAGGTGGATGAAGGCCAAACGGTTGCCGCCAATTTTGAAGCGCCAACCCTGTTCACCATAGCCCAGGACCTCGAACAAATGCAGGTTGAAGCTAATGTAGATGAAGCTGATATTGGTCACGTTGCAGAAGGACAAAATGTAACATTTACCGTAGATGCTTTTCCAGATATGACTTTTACCGGGAAAGTGCTGCAGGTGCGCCTCGACCCCACCAATGAAGAGAACGTGATCACCTACAAGGTAGTTATCCAGGCTGAAAATAAAGACCTGAAGCTGAAACCGGGCATGACTGCAACTGTATCGATCAAAACCCTCGAACTCCACAATGTCTTATCTCTGGAAATGAAGGCACTGAATTTCCAGCCTTCTCCTGAAGAATTGAAAAAATTACAGTCTGAATATAAACCGCGTGTCCCCGCACAAAAAGAATCCTCTTCAGAAACCAGTACCGGGAAAAATATGGTATGGAAATATGATCAAAATACTCTGGTTCCAACTCCCATAATCACCGGCGAAAGCGATGGAATTAATATTCAGATAATAGAAGGATTGGCAGCAGGAGAAAAGGTCGTCTACCGTCTCAATACTTCTGGGGAAAGTACTCCTTCAGCAATTCAAGCCGAAGAAAGTCCGTTTATGCCGAAGCCACCGGGTCGAAATAATAAAAAAAATTAA
- a CDS encoding Kelch repeat-containing protein: MTIYNLKYFLYALLVTTLISCSSDDDDSERGNWIERSVFDGTPRSNAAGFTIGSTGYMGTGYDGDDYLTDFWSYNIEGDYWEQLTDFPGEARSSASGFAIDSKGYIGIGYNGEEELQDFYEYDPSSNSWTQKADFMGGPRRAAIGFGINGNGFIGTGYDGDNDLKDFYKFDPVENEWSLLVGFGGEKRRNATAFSINGKVYLGTGVSNGLYKEDFWVFDPNTEIFTRLNDLDEDDDYSITRSNAVSFELGGYGYITTGYIGGATATTWEYDPTTDTWEEITALEGNIRQDALGFSNGDRAYVLLGRSGSLYMDDIYELHSQEEYDDED; the protein is encoded by the coding sequence ATGACAATTTATAATTTGAAATACTTTTTATATGCACTGCTGGTTACTACACTAATTTCCTGCAGTAGCGACGACGATGACTCTGAAAGAGGGAACTGGATCGAACGATCGGTTTTTGATGGCACACCAAGAAGTAACGCAGCAGGCTTCACCATTGGCAGTACCGGTTATATGGGAACAGGCTATGACGGAGATGATTATTTAACCGATTTCTGGTCCTACAATATCGAAGGAGATTACTGGGAACAGTTAACCGATTTTCCGGGCGAAGCTCGCAGCAGCGCATCCGGTTTTGCGATAGACAGTAAGGGATACATTGGTATTGGCTATAATGGCGAGGAAGAACTTCAAGATTTTTACGAATATGATCCCAGTTCGAATTCCTGGACGCAAAAAGCTGATTTTATGGGAGGACCACGGCGAGCAGCTATTGGATTCGGAATAAATGGAAACGGGTTCATTGGTACCGGTTACGATGGAGATAACGATCTTAAAGATTTCTACAAGTTCGACCCTGTCGAAAATGAATGGAGCCTACTGGTAGGTTTTGGAGGTGAGAAAAGACGCAACGCGACCGCATTTAGCATTAACGGGAAAGTTTATCTAGGAACGGGTGTGAGTAACGGCCTATACAAAGAAGACTTTTGGGTGTTTGATCCTAATACAGAAATTTTTACCCGATTGAATGACCTGGATGAAGACGACGACTACAGCATTACGAGATCGAACGCGGTATCTTTTGAACTCGGTGGCTACGGCTATATCACCACTGGTTATATTGGCGGCGCTACCGCTACTACCTGGGAATATGACCCAACTACCGACACCTGGGAAGAGATCACCGCACTGGAAGGCAATATTCGCCAGGATGCGCTGGGATTTTCTAATGGGGATCGTGCCTACGTCCTTTTAGGAAGGTCTGGATCCCTGTATATGGACGATATTTATGAATTGCATTCGCAAGAAGAATACGATGATGAAGACTAA
- a CDS encoding LytR/AlgR family response regulator transcription factor, translating into MEELKLNCLIVDDEEMALNLLESYVQKTPFLELKGKCHNAIEALQQVKSQESIDLILLDIQMPDLNGIEFSKTLDKNTRVIFTTAFDKYALDGFKVDALDFLLKPFNYSEFLTAVNKAYEWFDLKRGKHPYSASPGHSETKKFLFVKSEYRQLKIDLADVLYFEGLKDYIKIKLGSSTKPVLTLQSLKALENILSPEKFMRIHRSYIISLDKIEEIERSHVIIDGKRIKVSEQYKADFQNYLSKNSILPDS; encoded by the coding sequence ATGGAAGAACTAAAATTAAATTGTTTGATAGTAGATGACGAGGAGATGGCCTTGAACCTACTCGAAAGTTACGTTCAAAAAACTCCTTTTCTGGAATTAAAGGGCAAATGTCATAATGCTATTGAAGCACTTCAGCAGGTTAAATCTCAGGAGTCCATAGATCTCATCCTGCTTGATATCCAGATGCCCGATCTAAATGGAATTGAGTTTTCCAAGACCCTGGACAAGAATACACGAGTGATCTTCACAACCGCTTTTGACAAATATGCGCTGGATGGGTTTAAAGTGGATGCGCTGGATTTTTTACTGAAACCCTTCAATTATTCTGAATTCCTGACGGCTGTGAATAAAGCTTATGAATGGTTTGACCTGAAAAGAGGAAAACACCCATATTCTGCCTCTCCAGGTCATTCTGAAACTAAAAAATTCCTCTTTGTAAAATCAGAATACCGCCAATTAAAGATCGACCTGGCTGATGTCCTGTATTTTGAAGGTTTGAAAGATTACATTAAAATCAAACTTGGTAGCTCCACCAAACCTGTTTTAACTTTACAAAGTTTAAAAGCTCTTGAAAACATCCTCTCTCCTGAAAAATTTATGCGCATTCATCGTTCCTATATTATTTCCCTGGATAAAATTGAAGAAATCGAACGGAGCCATGTCATAATTGACGGTAAAAGGATCAAAGTTTCCGAACAATATAAGGCTGATTTTCAAAATTACCTTTCTAAAAATTCTATTTTACCAGACTCCTGA
- a CDS encoding DUF4907 domain-containing protein, translated as MFQKIIYVVGILVFLFSLIFVINLKVKPEEYTYQIDEYKSAGYGYSIFYNHRLLIKQKKIPVIQCNQKFHTKQDAGEVAELVIIKMKNGINPSISYEELVNLSITIK; from the coding sequence ATGTTTCAAAAAATCATTTATGTAGTGGGGATCCTAGTTTTTCTATTCAGCCTCATATTTGTTATAAACCTGAAAGTAAAACCGGAAGAATACACTTACCAAATCGACGAATACAAATCAGCTGGATACGGATACTCCATATTCTATAACCACCGATTATTAATTAAACAGAAAAAGATTCCGGTTATCCAGTGCAATCAGAAATTTCACACGAAACAGGACGCCGGCGAAGTAGCAGAACTGGTTATAATCAAAATGAAAAATGGGATCAATCCTTCCATCAGCTACGAAGAACTGGTCAATCTTAGCATAACCATTAAATAG